A DNA window from Paenibacillus andongensis contains the following coding sequences:
- a CDS encoding glycosyltransferase family 2 protein: MSYQPLVSIIIPTYNRQIELAELAESLYRQTYKNLQIIIVNDCGPSVDFIQDLYPELAIQIVNMPQNLKHVHARNRGLQEVKGDFIMLCDDDDLLLPIHIERMLQEIEGYDLVYPDVEIFDYVYENSGRSITDRFVFAYEFDVPAMRRFSTFFSSGCIFRPEVIEALGAFDTDVFHYWDWDFFLRAAEQFRVKRAPIASVLYAFSQQGNSNMSGQLDNMRPFLDMLSAKHQLGELPTKNFFLLLEEPEVKARQAVTELIWDGQPIRSRLSK, translated from the coding sequence ATGTCCTATCAGCCATTAGTGTCCATCATTATCCCTACGTATAATCGCCAAATTGAACTCGCTGAGCTCGCAGAATCATTATATCGCCAAACGTACAAAAACCTGCAAATCATCATCGTCAACGATTGCGGCCCCTCCGTCGATTTCATCCAAGACTTATACCCCGAACTGGCTATTCAGATCGTGAATATGCCGCAAAACTTGAAGCACGTTCACGCACGCAACCGCGGATTGCAAGAAGTGAAAGGCGATTTCATCATGCTCTGTGATGACGACGATCTGCTGCTCCCAATCCATATTGAGCGCATGCTGCAAGAAATAGAAGGCTATGATCTCGTCTATCCAGACGTAGAAATTTTCGATTACGTATATGAAAATAGCGGCCGCTCCATCACAGACCGGTTCGTTTTTGCTTATGAATTCGATGTGCCTGCGATGCGCAGATTTTCGACCTTCTTTTCTTCCGGCTGCATATTTCGTCCCGAAGTTATCGAAGCTTTGGGCGCTTTTGACACGGACGTATTTCATTATTGGGACTGGGATTTCTTCTTACGGGCAGCCGAACAATTCCGCGTGAAACGTGCGCCAATTGCCAGTGTGCTCTATGCATTTTCGCAGCAAGGCAACAGCAACATGTCGGGTCAATTAGACAATATGCGGCCCTTTTTGGACATGCTCTCAGCAAAGCATCAACTAGGTGAATTGCCTACGAAAAACTTCTTCCTCCTGCTCGAAGAACCGGAAGTGAAAGCGCGCCAAGCTGTGACCGAACTCATCTGGGACGGACAACCGATTCGCTCTCGTCTATCCAAATAA
- a CDS encoding MFS transporter encodes MNMKLAGSLFVDKHFHALTHRNYRYLWLGQCVSLIGTWMQNIGQSWLVLTITGSPLKLGIVAACQFLPILIFSLFAGIIVDKFPKKNILLVTQTVAMILAFTLAILVLTDTIKYSYIIVLALLLGLNNTLDMPTRQSFNIEIVGKEDLMNAIALNSTTFNMARIVGPAIGAVMMAWLGAGWCFLLNGVSFLAVLYGLIHIQAAPYVRKKNSRDGIMKEIKDGIVYIARDPLLAQTVLLVTVIGTLAFNFNVLIPVFTKNVLHMGETTYGTLMSCLGVGSFAGALTMSFRSKQGPMLKLSIVASLVVAVCLVLNGLSSSAWVCGGLLALTGFFNIIFATNSNSSLQMHAKEEYRARVMSVYSLVFAGSTPIGSIFAGLVADRYGANGAFVCCGVLTGVLCLIIIWNYRKKSANKSLEETGNAS; translated from the coding sequence ATGAATATGAAGCTTGCAGGTTCGCTATTTGTCGATAAGCATTTTCATGCATTAACGCATCGTAATTATCGGTATCTATGGTTAGGTCAGTGTGTATCACTCATTGGAACATGGATGCAGAATATTGGGCAGTCTTGGCTCGTTCTGACGATCACCGGATCGCCTCTTAAACTTGGCATTGTTGCGGCATGTCAGTTCCTCCCAATTCTCATATTTTCTTTGTTTGCAGGCATTATCGTCGATAAGTTTCCAAAGAAGAACATCCTGCTTGTTACGCAAACGGTCGCGATGATTCTAGCCTTTACATTGGCTATACTTGTCCTGACGGATACGATAAAGTACAGCTATATCATTGTGCTAGCGCTGCTGCTAGGGCTTAATAACACGCTGGATATGCCAACGCGACAGTCGTTTAATATAGAAATCGTGGGAAAAGAAGATCTTATGAATGCCATAGCTCTCAATTCAACGACATTTAATATGGCAAGAATTGTTGGTCCTGCGATTGGTGCGGTGATGATGGCTTGGCTGGGTGCTGGTTGGTGTTTCTTGCTCAATGGGGTTAGCTTTCTGGCTGTTCTGTATGGATTGATTCATATTCAGGCAGCTCCTTATGTTCGGAAGAAGAACTCACGTGATGGCATAATGAAGGAAATTAAGGACGGCATTGTCTACATTGCGAGAGATCCTTTGCTAGCACAGACTGTGCTTCTCGTCACGGTGATCGGCACACTTGCATTTAACTTTAATGTACTCATTCCGGTTTTTACTAAAAATGTGCTGCACATGGGGGAGACGACGTATGGCACGTTAATGTCTTGTCTAGGTGTGGGTTCTTTCGCGGGGGCTCTTACGATGTCGTTCCGCAGTAAACAAGGGCCAATGCTTAAATTAAGCATTGTTGCTAGTTTAGTAGTTGCCGTTTGTTTAGTCTTAAATGGACTAAGCTCTTCCGCTTGGGTCTGTGGTGGACTGCTGGCTCTTACCGGATTTTTCAACATCATATTTGCAACAAACAGTAATTCTTCCCTTCAGATGCATGCCAAAGAGGAATATCGTGCGCGCGTAATGAGTGTATATTCACTTGTATTTGCGGGCTCTACGCCGATAGGAAGCATTTTTGCTGGTTTAGTTGCTGATCGATATGGTGCCAATGGGGCTTTCGTCTGTTGCGGCGTATTAACTGGTGTGCTTTGTTTGATTATTATTTGGAATTATAGGAAGAAATCTGCTAATAAATCGCTAGAGGAGACAGGAAATGCCTCATAA
- a CDS encoding Gfo/Idh/MocA family protein: MTKLRWGILGCANIAIRACIPGIKQSQTGIVSAIASRNLQKSQETAAKLDIPKAYGSYEELIEDPDIDALYIPLPNHLHKEWTIRAAQAGKHVLCEKPASLTAADVQEMVTACEQAGVLFAEAFMYRHHPRYERIKAIMDSGEIGDIRGIHGVFTFSNPGDSKNVRFVREWGGGALYDVGCYPLSAARMLLDREPEAVTTHAFFSPEHDDVDMMMSGLVEFSGNVALTFDCGMWAAFRNKIEVLGTLGRIEVPSAFITPTVESGHFKVFVGNEQRDEEVPFLNQYSLQADDMAYAAWGEKAPRFPASDAISNMKVIDACLKSARERSRIVINQ, encoded by the coding sequence ATGACAAAGCTTCGTTGGGGAATTTTAGGTTGCGCCAATATCGCCATTAGGGCTTGTATTCCTGGTATCAAGCAGTCTCAAACTGGCATTGTAAGCGCTATTGCCAGCCGCAATTTGCAGAAGTCACAGGAAACTGCGGCTAAGCTCGATATTCCTAAGGCTTATGGCAGTTATGAAGAATTGATCGAGGATCCAGATATTGATGCCCTATACATACCGCTTCCGAACCATCTGCACAAAGAGTGGACGATTCGTGCTGCCCAAGCTGGTAAGCATGTACTTTGCGAGAAGCCAGCTTCTCTTACGGCAGCTGATGTTCAAGAAATGGTCACGGCATGCGAACAAGCAGGGGTGCTGTTTGCCGAAGCATTCATGTATAGACACCATCCGCGTTACGAGCGGATCAAAGCCATTATGGACTCCGGTGAAATCGGTGATATTCGCGGAATTCATGGTGTTTTTACCTTCAGTAATCCGGGGGATAGCAAAAATGTTCGCTTCGTACGCGAATGGGGGGGCGGCGCGCTCTATGACGTGGGTTGTTACCCGCTCAGTGCAGCCAGAATGTTGTTAGATAGAGAGCCTGAGGCTGTAACTACCCATGCTTTCTTCTCACCTGAGCATGATGACGTTGATATGATGATGTCCGGCTTAGTTGAATTTAGCGGCAATGTCGCGCTAACATTCGATTGCGGAATGTGGGCCGCTTTCCGAAATAAGATTGAAGTGTTAGGCACGCTGGGACGCATTGAAGTCCCTTCGGCTTTTATAACGCCAACGGTAGAATCTGGTCACTTTAAAGTATTTGTTGGAAATGAACAACGTGATGAAGAGGTTCCGTTCCTGAACCAATATTCCCTGCAAGCGGACGATATGGCTTATGCTGCTTGGGGGGAGAAAGCACCTCGCTTCCCAGCGAGTGATGCAATTAGCAACATGAAAGTGATTGATGCGTGTCTGAAGTCAGCCAGAGAGCGCTCGCGAATTGTAATTAATCAATAA
- a CDS encoding helix-turn-helix domain-containing protein — protein MGKRLKEEARLKIVKEALAGIKVGVLARMYDIHPETIRLWIRDHRDSIPPEEIPVADEHLQELQRLQDVEQRYEKAVKVLGEKELELEILRELLKKKDPAYPRNSK, from the coding sequence ATGGGGAAAAGGCTGAAAGAAGAAGCACGGCTTAAAATTGTTAAGGAAGCATTGGCTGGTATTAAGGTGGGGGTATTAGCCCGCATGTATGACATCCATCCTGAAACCATCCGTTTGTGGATCAGAGATCACCGTGACTCTATTCCTCCGGAAGAAATCCCAGTGGCTGACGAGCATCTGCAAGAATTGCAGCGTCTACAAGATGTAGAACAACGCTATGAAAAAGCCGTTAAAGTACTTGGCGAGAAAGAGCTAGAGCTTGAGATCCTGCGCGAATTGCTAAAAAAGAAAGACCCCGCTTATCCGAGAAATTCGAAGTAG
- a CDS encoding DUF2238 domain-containing protein, with the protein MQSISFSKNRFLQMMIVMYVGIWIWLAVAPYSRYDWVLENLLIWAALIGLVSMYRFFSFSNLSYVWIALFLVLHTIGAHYSYNENWVDVWMKLIFHSQRDNYDRLVHFSFGLLLAYPIREAMSAWTRLSSKWLYVITCVIVLAMGAFYELIEMWVALLVAPEIGTLFLGTQGDPWDTHHDMELALYGAVIAMVVTAIWRKVWAGRKVKKKG; encoded by the coding sequence ATGCAGAGCATTTCATTCTCTAAAAACCGGTTTTTGCAAATGATGATCGTTATGTATGTTGGGATATGGATTTGGCTGGCAGTGGCGCCTTACAGCAGGTATGACTGGGTTTTGGAAAATCTGCTCATTTGGGCAGCGCTAATAGGACTTGTAAGTATGTATAGGTTTTTTTCATTTTCAAATCTGTCTTATGTATGGATTGCTTTGTTCCTGGTTCTGCATACGATTGGGGCTCATTATTCGTACAATGAGAATTGGGTGGATGTTTGGATGAAGCTCATTTTTCACTCACAACGTGATAATTATGACCGTTTGGTCCATTTTAGCTTTGGATTACTCCTTGCCTATCCGATTCGGGAAGCGATGAGTGCATGGACGCGGCTAAGCAGTAAATGGCTTTATGTGATTACTTGTGTCATCGTTTTGGCGATGGGGGCTTTTTATGAGCTTATTGAAATGTGGGTGGCGCTGCTTGTGGCTCCTGAGATTGGAACGTTGTTCCTCGGAACACAAGGTGATCCATGGGACACGCACCACGATATGGAGCTTGCTCTGTATGGGGCGGTGATTGCGATGGTTGTCACTGCGATTTGGCGTAAGGTGTGGGCGGGCAGAAAAGTCAAGAAAAAAGGATAA
- a CDS encoding IS3 family transposase: MKRGEPVALVLRILGLSESTYYDRKKRATTPLSECSKESRRGRPVPGYSHTFTGEQVCDEQINAWLLELIEGEEHVYGYKLLAQCIRDQYNVRLDKKKSYRLCKELGILQKPRQRIQTHPRRLPKNRVVTGSNQLWQMDIKYGYVIGQERFFYMLSIIDVFDRVVVKQYRGPVCEAKHAVQTLCYAIQSRLNPGEEMPVIRTDNGPQFVSKLFGDMCECLDVVHERIPPRTPNMNAYIESFHSLLERHLFGIRDFMTFEEAYDALDRYMDFYNNRRMHGSLNRKPPKMFSAWVKTLDDTSAFHKAM; this comes from the coding sequence ATTAAGCGGGGTGAACCAGTAGCGTTGGTTCTGCGTATCCTTGGCCTTTCAGAGTCCACCTATTACGATCGTAAGAAGAGAGCTACCACCCCGCTATCTGAATGTTCCAAAGAAAGCCGGAGAGGGCGCCCTGTGCCTGGATACTCACATACGTTTACGGGTGAACAAGTGTGTGACGAACAAATCAACGCGTGGCTGCTTGAGCTCATAGAGGGCGAAGAACATGTCTATGGCTACAAGCTTCTTGCACAATGTATTCGTGACCAATATAACGTGAGGCTGGACAAAAAGAAATCGTATCGCTTATGCAAAGAGTTAGGCATTCTTCAAAAGCCACGCCAGCGCATACAGACACATCCGCGCAGGCTGCCGAAGAACCGAGTAGTAACAGGCTCCAACCAATTATGGCAAATGGATATCAAGTACGGATACGTCATTGGACAGGAGCGATTCTTTTATATGCTCAGCATCATTGATGTGTTTGACCGTGTCGTCGTTAAACAGTACAGAGGTCCGGTATGTGAGGCCAAGCATGCGGTCCAGACGCTTTGTTATGCGATACAGAGCCGGCTAAACCCTGGAGAAGAGATGCCTGTAATCCGTACAGATAACGGCCCGCAATTCGTAAGCAAACTGTTTGGAGATATGTGCGAGTGCCTAGACGTCGTCCATGAACGCATTCCGCCAAGGACGCCGAATATGAATGCTTACATTGAGTCGTTTCACAGTCTACTTGAACGTCACTTGTTCGGCATAAGAGACTTCATGACCTTTGAAGAGGCTTATGATGCACTCGATCGTTACATGGACTTCTACAATAACCGCAGGATGCATGGTAGTTTAAACCGAAAACCTCCGAAGATGTTTTCAGCATGGGTCAAGACGCTGGATGACACTTCTGCCTTTCATAAAGCGATGTAA
- a CDS encoding AraC family transcriptional regulator: MQRQAMLPRLQQSSYFIFPESVGWYRNFPNHSVYRTEGLCETFSLHFIVSGKGYVEIEGEQYPIQKGDAFLYFPYQEQKYYSSKEEPWDVRWVHFDGNHIKEYMLERGFLRTLWTLKRWNELEEAFHELLMEAETNNILRTTNLSTLTYKILCEFMSYAAPLTGNRGVESVDRILALLPSMQQRACEPFILEEWAELTGVSTYYFCKLFRKAMSMTPLSFITLCRIQFAKQRLIEKENLPIKDIAKESGYASASYFNQRFQEHEGMTPSEFRSFYAKSLFG; encoded by the coding sequence TTGCAAAGACAGGCCATGCTGCCGAGGCTGCAGCAATCTTCTTATTTCATTTTTCCAGAGTCCGTTGGTTGGTACCGTAATTTCCCGAATCATTCTGTCTATCGGACAGAAGGGTTATGTGAGACCTTCAGCTTACATTTCATCGTTTCAGGTAAAGGGTACGTCGAGATAGAGGGGGAACAGTATCCCATTCAAAAAGGCGATGCTTTCCTGTACTTTCCGTACCAAGAACAAAAATATTACAGCTCGAAGGAAGAACCTTGGGATGTCCGGTGGGTTCATTTTGATGGTAATCATATAAAGGAGTATATGCTGGAACGTGGATTTCTTCGTACCTTGTGGACGTTAAAACGATGGAATGAGCTTGAAGAAGCGTTTCATGAGCTGCTGATGGAGGCAGAGACGAATAACATTCTTCGGACAACGAATCTCTCTACGCTGACGTATAAGATATTGTGCGAATTCATGAGCTATGCGGCGCCTTTAACGGGAAATCGCGGTGTGGAATCCGTGGATCGTATTCTCGCCTTACTTCCCTCCATGCAGCAAAGAGCCTGTGAACCGTTCATTTTGGAAGAATGGGCGGAGCTCACAGGCGTAAGCACTTACTATTTCTGCAAATTGTTTCGTAAAGCGATGTCGATGACCCCGCTCTCTTTCATTACACTTTGCCGTATTCAATTTGCTAAACAGCGTTTAATTGAAAAGGAAAACTTGCCGATCAAAGACATAGCCAAAGAGTCAGGTTATGCCAGCGCGAGTTATTTCAACCAGCGGTTTCAAGAACATGAAGGAATGACGCCAAGCGAGTTTAGAAGCTTTTATGCCAAAAGCTTATTTGGATAG
- a CDS encoding lactonase family protein: MSVGVQKELYVYVGSYTDERNANGISLYAFNPLSGEMRLVESYSDLPNASFLALNAARTILYAVSETETYKGRFGGSAAAYAIEAGTGRLKKLNQQPTDGSAPCYISLDQTNRTVYVANYSSGSVTVYPLEADGQLGDHVQLVKHEGPLGPRADRQEAPHAHSIVPASNNRYAISADLGLDRLVVSRIDAESGLLQPHGDAAMKPGAGPRHLVYSADSRYVYAINELDSTVTVLGYEADAGVLTALQSISTLPEGFSGESTCADIHLSGDGRYVYASNRGHDSIAVYEVDRQSGTLSVVGWQATLGRTPRNFALSPQGEFLLAANQDSNSITVFRINAETGMLRETGQTAAVSRPVCIKFL, translated from the coding sequence ATGTCAGTAGGAGTACAGAAAGAATTGTATGTCTATGTGGGTTCCTATACAGATGAGCGCAATGCAAATGGGATTTCATTGTATGCGTTCAATCCTTTGAGCGGAGAAATGAGGCTGGTGGAGTCGTACTCCGATTTGCCAAATGCGTCTTTCCTTGCGCTGAATGCTGCACGGACGATATTGTATGCGGTGAGCGAGACCGAAACTTATAAAGGTCGTTTTGGGGGCTCCGCGGCAGCTTATGCGATTGAAGCCGGTACCGGTAGGCTGAAGAAATTGAATCAGCAGCCTACGGACGGATCTGCTCCTTGCTATATCAGCTTGGATCAGACTAACCGAACGGTGTATGTAGCGAATTACTCAAGCGGCAGCGTGACCGTATATCCGTTAGAAGCGGACGGGCAGCTTGGTGATCATGTGCAGTTGGTGAAGCACGAAGGACCATTGGGGCCGCGTGCGGATCGCCAAGAGGCTCCGCATGCGCATTCGATTGTTCCGGCATCGAACAATCGATATGCGATTTCAGCCGATCTGGGCCTTGATCGGCTGGTGGTTAGCCGCATCGACGCGGAGAGCGGCTTGCTTCAGCCGCATGGCGATGCGGCGATGAAGCCGGGCGCAGGCCCGCGGCACTTGGTTTATAGCGCGGACAGTCGGTACGTGTACGCGATCAATGAGCTGGACAGCACGGTTACCGTGCTGGGCTATGAGGCAGACGCGGGAGTTCTGACCGCGCTGCAGAGCATTTCGACGCTGCCGGAAGGCTTCAGCGGCGAGAGCACATGCGCTGACATCCATCTCTCTGGGGATGGCCGCTATGTGTATGCATCCAACCGCGGACACGATAGTATCGCGGTTTATGAAGTTGACCGACAAAGCGGCACGCTGTCGGTCGTGGGCTGGCAGGCGACGCTCGGGCGGACGCCGCGGAACTTTGCCTTGTCGCCGCAGGGGGAGTTCCTCCTCGCGGCGAACCAGGACTCGAACAGCATTACAGTATTCCGCATCAATGCGGAAACTGGAATGCTGCGTGAAACGGGGCAAACCGCTGCGGTATCGCGGCCGGTTTGCATCAAGTTTCTTTAG
- a CDS encoding HAD family hydrolase: MLEVPHTNISFTDLHLWKKDRFLSGLVDDIDAVALLSLDIFDTLLFRTCANPSDVFVHVAEKAHRMGCLKASIAPAAFKEMRIRAENNARNRQAAVTGFGEVTLELIYAEMPEGTCNRDKMSQIEVESEAEVCYVNPHVTSLLAACKSRQIQVALLSDMYLSSEQLSWILASAGLDLSSVDTLLVSSEEHEGKSSGHLFARLKELYPQIASQAIVHIGDNIAADVEGASKEGIKSIHYNVVPEHFESLHHWEYVRHGHVLPEWKSLRKLAEASDMTVGMGELNRVFYKMGASVIGPFLQALCEWVIDQCVDEGIRTVHPLMREAYLLAPMLENAARIRGIDLQIKPIYVSRQATLLAGLESFGDEELASMLGIHGLKLEELFEVLDISEEGFHFETFLQEKIENCKYIIGEDGSSIYDQVGSFLRSIPIQTKIMGSVQQHRQLFVSYLKQEFGSPERLVTVDIGFHGTIQKSLEKIVSLAGYKPQMTHFLAVGANRLDELSMRSMDIRSMLRSGSGGTEEGKRIARTPAFLEELMMGDFGSTLRYAKGELGQIRPITAELKRTDEEYAMKRACQEGALAFQGYYAYLLQQKEGRLQRASILPAEWSKPLHRVLDMPSPVEARLLGNLTHQDNFCTEYIAPICEDVAEEWFEQGPEAFLNTCNYGPSILNANWPQGLVTRQFPYYLYTYYLRLQDGFGSQVMLFETIQRMKEDGLCAIHLYGTGPFAEHALKMAWFHGLQIRYWIDPQVGLETAPWGRFAYVTLEQVRDGGTETEEETRTGTEKEKEKEKEKEKEKETASHAFLIATLSEMKEYKNHILHVYEDSEVTPIFYELLP; encoded by the coding sequence ATGCTGGAGGTACCACATACAAATATAAGCTTTACTGATCTTCATTTATGGAAAAAAGATCGCTTTCTAAGCGGTTTGGTTGATGATATCGATGCCGTTGCGCTGCTTAGTCTGGATATTTTCGATACGCTATTATTTCGTACATGTGCAAATCCCTCTGACGTTTTTGTTCATGTTGCGGAAAAAGCTCATCGGATGGGCTGTCTGAAGGCATCCATAGCGCCAGCTGCTTTCAAAGAGATGCGGATTCGTGCTGAGAACAATGCGCGTAATCGGCAAGCTGCCGTAACGGGCTTTGGCGAGGTCACTTTGGAACTCATTTATGCTGAGATGCCGGAAGGGACCTGTAACAGGGATAAGATGTCTCAGATAGAAGTCGAGAGCGAGGCGGAAGTTTGCTATGTGAATCCGCATGTTACGTCATTGTTAGCTGCTTGTAAAAGCAGGCAGATTCAGGTAGCCTTGCTATCGGATATGTATTTATCCTCAGAGCAGCTGAGCTGGATTCTTGCCTCTGCAGGTCTAGATTTATCAAGTGTGGATACGCTGCTTGTTTCTTCGGAAGAGCATGAAGGGAAGTCGTCGGGGCATTTATTCGCTCGGTTGAAGGAGCTTTACCCACAGATCGCGAGTCAAGCTATTGTACATATTGGCGACAATATAGCCGCAGATGTGGAAGGAGCCTCCAAAGAAGGGATAAAGAGCATACACTACAATGTCGTTCCTGAACATTTCGAGAGCTTGCATCACTGGGAATATGTTAGACATGGACATGTACTGCCGGAATGGAAGTCCTTGCGGAAGTTAGCTGAGGCCTCGGATATGACGGTTGGAATGGGTGAGCTGAACCGAGTATTTTATAAGATGGGTGCCAGTGTGATAGGACCTTTCTTGCAAGCTCTGTGTGAGTGGGTCATTGATCAATGCGTGGATGAGGGCATCCGGACTGTACATCCTTTAATGAGAGAAGCTTATTTGTTAGCTCCAATGCTTGAAAATGCAGCGCGTATTCGAGGTATTGATCTCCAGATTAAGCCGATCTATGTTTCCAGACAAGCTACTCTTTTGGCAGGACTGGAGAGCTTTGGTGACGAGGAGCTAGCATCAATGCTAGGTATTCACGGCTTGAAATTAGAAGAGCTGTTCGAGGTACTAGATATCAGCGAGGAAGGCTTTCATTTTGAAACATTTTTGCAGGAAAAAATTGAGAATTGCAAGTATATCATAGGGGAAGATGGAAGCTCTATCTATGATCAAGTTGGGAGTTTTCTACGAAGTATCCCCATACAAACTAAAATTATGGGATCTGTGCAGCAGCATCGGCAGCTCTTTGTAAGTTATTTGAAGCAAGAATTTGGTTCGCCTGAACGTCTGGTGACGGTCGATATTGGTTTTCATGGAACCATTCAGAAATCACTGGAAAAGATCGTAAGCCTAGCGGGATATAAGCCGCAAATGACACATTTTCTTGCGGTTGGCGCTAATCGACTGGATGAGCTGAGCATGCGCAGTATGGATATCCGAAGTATGCTGCGCTCGGGCAGCGGGGGAACGGAAGAGGGGAAACGTATAGCAAGGACGCCAGCTTTCTTGGAGGAGCTCATGATGGGCGATTTCGGTTCGACACTGCGTTATGCGAAAGGCGAGCTCGGTCAAATCAGACCGATTACAGCAGAGCTGAAACGTACGGACGAAGAGTATGCGATGAAACGGGCATGTCAAGAAGGTGCCTTGGCGTTCCAAGGTTATTATGCCTATCTGCTGCAGCAAAAAGAGGGGCGATTGCAGCGAGCATCCATACTGCCTGCGGAGTGGAGCAAGCCGCTGCACCGTGTTCTTGATATGCCTAGTCCCGTGGAAGCACGATTGCTGGGTAATCTGACGCATCAGGACAATTTCTGTACCGAGTACATAGCACCGATTTGTGAAGATGTAGCCGAAGAATGGTTCGAGCAAGGGCCGGAAGCCTTTTTGAATACCTGTAATTATGGTCCGTCGATTTTGAATGCGAATTGGCCGCAGGGCCTTGTGACAAGACAATTTCCGTATTATTTGTATACATACTATTTGCGGCTTCAAGATGGGTTCGGCAGCCAGGTGATGCTGTTTGAGACGATCCAAAGGATGAAAGAGGATGGATTATGTGCCATTCATCTTTATGGAACGGGGCCTTTTGCCGAGCATGCCTTGAAAATGGCTTGGTTTCATGGACTTCAGATTCGTTACTGGATTGATCCGCAAGTTGGATTGGAAACTGCGCCGTGGGGGCGGTTTGCTTATGTTACTTTGGAGCAGGTGAGGGATGGAGGGACTGAAACAGAGGAAGAGACTAGGACTGGGACAGAGAAAGAGAAAGAGAAAGAGAAAGAGAAAGAGAAAGAGAAAGAAACTGCCTCTCACGCTTTCTTGATCGCGACATTATCTGAGATGAAGGAATATAAGAACCACATTTTGCATGTATATGAGGATAGTGAGGTAACGCCGATCTTTTACGAGCTGCTTCCTTAG
- a CDS encoding VanW family protein, producing MKQKLLSLFPVLYRLRIAQLRLKRHFLNLNPSIIYAKHRVVHALPYTCKKHQSLLRRKLGSSDPILQENKITNLRISVGRMDGIMIRPGETFSFWKLVGKTTSAKGYIEGLLLSQGGVKRGVGGGICQLGNLLFWMALHTPLQVVERHHHSFDPFPDDHRVMPFGSGASVFYNYIDLRIYNPTQHTFQFRLWLTDEHLKGSVHCDALLPHAYHIEEKNHRFLEKDGRNYRENEIWRKVIDKRTGNIAAEEQMIHNFSEVKYDLFNTS from the coding sequence ATGAAGCAAAAGTTATTAAGCTTATTTCCCGTACTTTATCGCTTGCGAATTGCCCAGTTGAGACTGAAACGGCACTTCCTGAATTTGAATCCATCGATTATCTATGCCAAGCATAGAGTTGTTCATGCGCTTCCCTATACTTGCAAAAAGCACCAATCTTTACTGCGAAGAAAGCTCGGTTCTTCCGATCCTATTTTACAAGAGAACAAAATTACAAATCTACGGATCAGCGTTGGACGTATGGATGGCATTATGATTCGACCAGGTGAAACCTTTTCCTTCTGGAAATTAGTTGGAAAAACAACGTCGGCTAAAGGCTACATTGAAGGCCTGCTGTTATCGCAAGGCGGTGTGAAACGAGGCGTCGGAGGCGGGATATGCCAGTTGGGCAATTTGTTGTTTTGGATGGCTTTGCATACCCCACTTCAAGTCGTCGAGCGGCATCACCATAGCTTTGATCCATTTCCGGATGATCATCGGGTTATGCCTTTTGGGAGCGGAGCGAGTGTATTTTACAATTATATAGACCTGCGCATTTATAATCCTACCCAACATACGTTCCAATTCCGGTTGTGGCTGACTGATGAGCATTTGAAAGGCTCAGTGCATTGTGATGCGCTTTTACCGCATGCCTATCATATCGAGGAGAAAAACCACCGTTTTCTTGAAAAAGATGGCCGGAACTATCGTGAAAATGAGATCTGGCGCAAAGTAATTGATAAAAGAACTGGGAACATAGCTGCGGAGGAGCAAATGATTCATAACTTTTCCGAAGTGAAATATGACTTGTTCAATACGTCTTAA
- a CDS encoding MarR family winged helix-turn-helix transcriptional regulator has protein sequence MIENRNSIPRWVSLIYRYGQMYIGEHLKEYDIGRGQHIFINALYKEDGLTQEELADYLKIDKGTTAKALKKLEEQGYITRTVSKKDKRCNEVHLTEKALLIKGDVRKVLTNWRERLTFGLTDEEKQLALTILEKMGDNASRFAEEQVEP, from the coding sequence ATGATCGAAAACAGAAATTCGATACCTAGGTGGGTCTCGCTCATTTACCGTTACGGGCAGATGTATATTGGTGAGCATTTGAAGGAATATGACATCGGCAGAGGGCAGCATATTTTCATCAACGCGCTGTATAAAGAAGATGGTCTCACGCAGGAAGAGTTGGCGGATTATTTGAAGATTGATAAAGGGACGACTGCCAAAGCGCTTAAGAAGTTAGAAGAGCAGGGCTACATAACTCGCACGGTTAGTAAAAAAGATAAGAGGTGCAACGAGGTTCATCTGACGGAGAAGGCGCTGCTGATTAAGGGAGATGTGCGGAAGGTTCTGACGAATTGGCGAGAACGTCTAACGTTCGGTTTAACGGATGAAGAGAAACAACTGGCTTTGACTATTTTGGAGAAAATGGGGGATAATGCGTCCCGTTTCGCAGAGGAGCAGGTGGAGCCATGA